Proteins from a genomic interval of Falco rusticolus isolate bFalRus1 chromosome 7, bFalRus1.pri, whole genome shotgun sequence:
- the LOC119150875 gene encoding protein PIGBOS1-like, producing the protein MLGRLPLPHLALAVTLGVASGLYIYRPVFQSPGPPQPPEGTAGPPAAAAPEKRP; encoded by the coding sequence ATGTTGGGGCGGCTGCCGCTGCCGCACCTGGCGCTGGCCGTGACGCTCGGCGTGGCCAGCGGGCTCTACATCTACCGGCCCGTCTTCCAGTCGCCCgggccgccgcagccccccgagggcacggcggggccgccggcggccgccgcaCCGGAGAAGAGGCCTTGA